A single Suricata suricatta isolate VVHF042 chromosome 2, meerkat_22Aug2017_6uvM2_HiC, whole genome shotgun sequence DNA region contains:
- the SYCE1 gene encoding synaptonemal complex central element protein 1, which translates to MAGRLGPSSEERLAATGAAEKAGGQAKSSQKIEDLMEMVKKLQKAGSLEPRVEVLINRINEVQQAKKKASEELGEARTVWEALQKEMDSLSGEEVCLKEILNKKQETLRILRLHCREKESEAQRKQTILQECKMRISALNSQIEEEKNKQRQLRLDFEEQLEDLMGQHKDLWEFHRPEKMAQEIDALDSSKEQLLKEEKLMEAKLEDVKHRLCSQFGADGCSTITEGLFLRSQEAAAAVHLFEEENRKAQELLETAAQHHEQLQQKCQQLQQKRQRLKEELEKLGVQIPTQAQNKQEEGAGPGELANLKLLGVSEEKDPELPTKQGRMPF; encoded by the exons ATGGCGGGGCGGCTGGGGCCCTCGAGCGAGGAGCGGTTGGCAGCCACAGGCGCGGCTGAGAAGGCAGGAG GGCAGGCCAAGTCCTCACAGAAAATTGAAGACTTGATGGAAATGGTGAAGAAATTGCAGAAAG CGGGAAGCCTAGAGCCCAGGGTTGAGGTCCTGATTAATCGGATTAATGAGGTTCAGCAAG CAAAAAAGAAAGCCAGTGAAGAGCTGGGAGAGGCCCGAACTGTTTGGGAGGCCCTGCAGAAGGAAATGGACTCAC TGAGTGGAGAGGAAGTATGCCTGAAAGAAATCTTGAACAAAAAGCAAG AGACTCTAAGGATCCTCCGGCTCCACTGCCGAGAGAAGGAGAGTGAAGCACAGAG GAAGCAGACCATCCTGCAGGAGTGCAAGATGCGAATTTCTGCTCTGAACTCCCAGATCgaggaagagaagaataaacAGAGGCAACTGAG GTTGGATTTTGAGGAACAGCTGGAGGATCTGATGGGCCAGCACAAGGATCTCTGGGAGTTCCAC AGGCCAGAGAAGATGGCCCAGGAGATTGATGCCCTGGACAGCAGCAAGGAGCAATTGCTCAAGGAAG AGAAACTCATGGAGGCAAAGCTGGAGGATGTGAAGCATCGTCTGTGTTCCCAGTTTGGGGCTGATGGTTGCTCAACCATTACTGAGGGGCTCTTTCTCCGCAGCCAGGAGGCAGCAGCTGCAGT ACATCTGTTTGAAGAGGAGAACAGGAAGGCCCAGGAACTTCTGGAGACTGCTGCCCAGCACCATGAGCAGCTACAGCAAAAGTGCCAGCAGCTGCAGCAAAAGAGGCAGAG GCTTAAGGAAGAGCTGGAAAAGCTTGGGGTGCAGATACCTACTCAAGCCCAAAACAAACAAGAGGAAGGGGCTGGCCCAGGAGAACTT GCCAATCTCAAGCTCCTAGGAGTCAGCGAAGAGAAAGACCCAGAGCTACCCACCAAGCAAGGCCGTATGCCCTTCTAG